In Flavobacterium praedii, the DNA window GGGTTATCTGGTTCCGGAAAATCAAGTTTAGCATTTGACACCTTATATGCAGAAGGACAACGTCGTTATGTAGAAAGCTTATCTTCTTATGCGAGGCAATTCCTAGGTCGTTTAGACAAACCAAAAGTAGAATACATAAAAGGAATTGCACCCGCGATTGCCATCGAGCAAAAGGTCAATACCACAAATGCTCGTTCAACAGTTGGAACTTCTACCGAAATATACGATTACATTAAACTACTATATGCTAGAATTGGCAGGACATACTCGCCTATTTCGGGATTGGAAGTCAAAAAAAATACGGTAACTGATGTTGTCACAACTGTAAAAGATTTTGAATTGGAAAGCAAATGGTTACTCCTTGCTCCTATTCATCTTGAAGAAGGTCGCCAGCTCGAAGACAAACTAAAAGTATTATTACAACAAGGATTTGCAAGGATTTTAGTCAATAATGTAATGGTACGTTTGGATGATTTTGATATTTCTGAACAACATACTTTAGATCACAAAGACATTTTACTTATTATTGACAGAATAGTAGTCAAAGAAGAAGAAGAGTTTTACAATCGATTATCAGATGCGGTACAAACTGCCTTTTTTGAAGGGAAAGGTATTTGCTTTTTACACGAATTAAATTCAGACAAAAAGTTTTCTTTTTCTAATAATTTTGAATTGGACGGAATTACTTTTCTAGAACCCAACGTTCATTTATTTAGCTTCAACAATCCATATGGAGCTTGCCCTGTTTGCGAAGGTTACGGAAATATTATAGGAATCGATGCCGAATTGGTCGTTCCCAATACTTCACTTTCTGTTTTTGAAAATGCCATTTTCCCTTGGCGTGGCGAAAGTATGGGTTGGTTTCGTGATGAATTGGTCAACAACGCCTACAAATTTGATTTTCCAATTCACAAGCCTTTTTTTCAACTTACTGAAGATCAAAAAGACTTGATCTGGACCGGAAACAAATATTTTCAAGGTCTAAATAGCTTTTTTAAAGAACTTGAAGAAAAAAATTATAAAATTCAAAATAGAGTGATGCTTTCGCGTTACAGAGGCAAAACCAAATGCCATGTTTGCAAAGGTAAACGCTTGAGAATTGAAGCTTCGTATGTGAAAATCAATGGTAAAACCGTATCCGATTTGGTAGATTTACCAATACAACATTTGGTTACTTTTTTCAAAAATATTGATTTGGATGTGTATGAAAAACAAATAGCCAAGAGATTATTAATCGAAATCAACAATCGATTGTCTTTTTTAACCGAAGTAGGTTTGAATTATTTGACTTTAAACAGAAATTCTTCAACACTTTCTGGAGGAGAATCCCAACGAATTAATTTAGCGACTTCACTGGGGAGCAGTTTGGTGGGATCGATGTACATTCTAGATGAACCAAGTATCGGTTTACATCCAAAAGACACCGAACGATTAATTAAAGTTTTACTCTCTCTACGAGATTTAGGCAATACTGTAATAGTAGTTGAACATGATGAAGATATAATGAAAGCGGCCGATATGATCATTGATATCGGACCCGAAGCAGGTACTTTGGGAGGTAATCTAGTCGCTCAAGGAACTTATGATGAAATACTCAAATCAAGCTCGCTAACCGCAAAATATTTGAATGGTGAACTTGAAATTGCTGTACCTAAAAAACGCAGAGCATTCAAGAATTTTATTGAAATAAAAGGGGCTAGGGAAAATAATCTACAAAATATAGATGTTACTTTTCCGCTCGATGTTTTAACGGTAATTACAGGAGTTTCTGGAAGTGGAAAAAGTACTTTGGTCAAGAAAATACTTTTCCCTGCTATGCAAAAAAAACTGGACAATGCAGGAGAAAAAGCGGGACAATTCAGCGAAATTTCAGGCTCATTTTCACAAATTAAACATATTGAATACGTAGATCAAAATCCAATTGGAAGAAGTTCACGCTCTAACCCTGTTACGTATATAAAAGCCTATGACGATATAAGAGAATTGTATGCAAAGGAAAAACTTTCGAAAGTAAGAGGGTATCAAGCCAAACATTTCTCTTTTAATGTAGATGGAGGTCGTTGCGAAACCTGCAAAGGAGAAGGATCAATAAATGTAGAAATGGTATTTATGGCAGATGTGCAATTGCCTTGCGAAACCTGTAACGGAAAACGTTTCAAAAAAGAAGTTCTCGAAGTCGCTTTTGATGGCAAAAACATTCACGACATTCTAACAATGACCATTGATGATGCTATTGCTTTTTTTGAAAAAAATAAGCAAACAAAAATCACTCAAAAGCTACAACCGTTGCAAGATGTTGGTTTGGGTTATGTACAATTAGGACAATCCTCATCTACACTTTCGGGAGGAGAAGCACAACGTATCAAACTTGCCTCTTTTTTAGTTAAAGGAGCGACCAAAGAAAAAGCCCTTTTTGTATTTGATGAACCTACAACTGGATTACACTTTCATGATATCAAGAAATTATTGAAGTCTTTTGACGCTTTGATAGAAAAAGGACATTCTATCCTTGTGATCGAACACAATCTTGACCTTATAAAATGTGCCGATTGGGTTATTGACCTTGGTCCAGAAGGAGGCGAAAACGGAGGTTTATTACTCGCAGTGGGAACTCCAGAGGAGATTGTGAAAAACAAAAAATCGATTACAGCCAAATATTTAAAAGAAAAACTATAAAATTAAAATCTAATTTATTTCAAACTAAAAAGCCACTGAACAATTAATAAATTATCGTGGCTTTTTATGTATTATACCTTTATATAATATTCCTTTAAAATTTATGATTCTTATCCCAAATAACAATTTTCTTCAAATACTTTACCATCCTCATCTATAGCTATCAAAATTTTTTTATCCTTTGCTGCCACTTGAGATAAATATAGCCATGGCAAAGACCACATTCCTAATGTTGCGCAACAAACTAAAAAATTCAACTTATGATTTACTTTCATACCTTGTTTATACAAAATGGTAAAAGGCATTTTATCATTTCGTTCTACAACCACAAAACCATCTTTAATTTTGTTTGAAATCACTTTAGTAAAGAGATTCAACCTTTTTTGATTAAGTAATTTACTTTTCATATTTAGTATATCAATTTTTATTATGCATTAAACAAATACTTGAAAACATTGCAAATTTAAAGCCAACATAAAAACTACACAATACCCACTTTTGGTGATATTAAAATAATAAAATACTAAATTACTCAAAAACAATAGGTTACAATCAACAAAAACAACAACAGGTCAATATACTCGTTGGAATGTCTATAAAATGAAAATAAGGAATAAATTACTTGCAAAAAAAAAGAGTACAAATTAAATATTAACACGTATATATGTGTGAAAAAAATTATTTTTCAGATTTAAAATTAAATGAAGGAGATTCATAGTCTTTATTCAAATAGTTGCCAGGTATAGTAGTTTTATTCCCATCTCGTAGAGAATTATAATGTGGTGACATAATTTCAATCCCAGCTTCATTAAAACAATCTTGAATATTTTGGTGCAAATTGGAATAAATTAATGGTTGTTGGTTGGGATGTTTAGTATACACATTAATTTCATAAGAAACATAAAAATCATCTAGACTGTTTTGCAAAACAAAGGGGACTGGAGTTTTCTCTACTAAATCTGTTCTCAAAGCTGCATCAATTAGCGCTTTATGAATTTCCTTCCAAGGACAATCATAACCAATTGTTACATTGGTATGAATCAGTAATCCATTACCATTTTCATAGGTATTTGCAGAATAGTTAACACTGGAGCTTGACAAAACTGTTGCATTTGGTATTGTAATATCTTCCTGTTTTGCAGTTCGAATCCTTGTTACCAAAGTAGTTTTTTCAATTACAGTTCCTTTAACATCCCCAATTTTTATAAAATCTCCAATTTTAAAAGGACGCATATAGGTAATAACCAATCCAGCTATCATATTGGCAATTGCATTTGAAGAACCTAAAGAAAATAAAACTCCAACAAAAACTGATACCCCTTGAAATACAGGAGAATTAGAACCTGGTAAATAAGGAAAAATAACAACAACCATAAAAGCATAAATCAATACTCTTATAATATTAAAAGTTGGTTTAGCCCAATCACTATAAAAACCTTCAATTTTTATCTGACCCTTCTGTATCTCATCTACAAAAAATTTAATAGCTTTTAACAAATAATGGAATAACCCTACAATAACCAAAATCGAAAATAAATTGGGCAGAAAATCAACAAATCCTATTAAAGCAGCCCTGGCAGGAGAAAAAATCCACTTTAAAAGAGTAGATGCATACGCTTTTGTCTCAGGAAAAACACTAAATATAGCAGGCAAAGAAATATAAAAAACAAAAAGTAAAACCAGCAAACGAATCAACAAAATGAATTTTATAACAAAATCTAATTCTTTTTCTGGTGTAAAAATATAAGATTCCTTAATTTTAATTCCCGCAAAATAACGCTCTTTTCTCTTTCTAAGAAAAAATTGAATCCATCTAAATAATTTATTGATTGCAAATACGATTATTCCAACAAACACAACTAATAACAAAACAAGTCCAATTCGTTTTAACCAATTTTCAGCAGAATTGTTTTCTTTTTGAAAAAGAATCGATTTCAGGATAATCGAAAGATTTTTATGTGCAAGTTGAAATTTTTCACTCCCAACAGATTTAGCATCTAAATCAGTTACCGACATCACTACAAAATCATCATTATAAACAATATCAACGCTGATATCAGATTTTATCAATACTATAGAATCGGGATAAAAATAGGGTTCCTCATATAAGGATTTTATTCTATCGCTAATTGCTTTTGCGCGTTCCTTAGCAGTAAATGAACCAATTTTATTATATATTAAAAACAGAGTGTCTTTAAATGGTACAACTGGATAACCACTTAATTCAGGATTTATTTTTTCTTTTTCTATGCTATCTGTAACAGTTCCTTTTCTGATCTGATTTTGAGAAAAAAGAACTGTCGAACTAATAAGTAACAAACAAATTAATTTTATTATAAATTTAATCATCGCTATAATATATTAGTATTAAATCCTAAATAAGAGCCCATCACTATAGACACATATAAGAAACATCCTTACAAATATAAAAAAACTAAGCAACTAAATTTAAAAAAACAACTAGAAGATATAATAATCAATTAGTTAGTTATTTGATTATTCTCAATTTTACAAGTAATTTATCAAACGTTTGATTAATTTCAGGCGAAACTATCATTTTATAATTGATAAAACCATATACAATTGTTACCAGAATAGATTTTAACACTATACCAACGATTGGATGCAAAGGAAACTGCCAAAAGTAAAACAGCAAAAATACGAACAAAGAAATTCCTGCTGAAATCAAGTTTTGTTTAGTAAAAGGAAACAAATGCATGCGTTTTACAACAAAAAGCAATTTAGCTAAACTATAACATGTTATCGATAATAAAGTAGCGAATGCGGAGCCAATAATTCCAAATAACGGTATAAAAATCATATTCAAAACTACTGTTAAAACTACTAAACCTACACCCAAAAACAATACGGCACGATAATATTTTGAATTAAAGATGATCGCATTATTATTGCCTAATATCAGATCAAAATATTTTGAAAGCCCAATCATAAAAACTACCAATATACCTCCACAATACTCTTTCGGCATCATTTCATACAATTGATCGATATTAACAAAAATACACAACATAACAAAACCTCCTACAATTTGAAGATTAATCGAAGTTTTTTTATACAAAACATTTAGTTCATCATGCTTGTTTTCATGCATCAGTTTTGCTGTAATAGGATATACAATTTGGTGCATCGCTCGACTTGGCACCGAAATTACTAATGCAATATATGTGGCTACAGAATAAAAAGCAATGTTCCCAATATCCATATATTGATTAAGCATTATTTTATCGCCATCAAGAAGCAAATTTGCAACACTACCCGACAAAATAATATACGAAGTATACACTAAAATTTCTTTTACATTCCAAGGTATTGTAAATTGAAAAACAGGCTTTTTTATCCTAAAAGCATAAAACATGGTAACCAAAAATGCTACAAAGTATATTCCAGCAGTCAAATAAATAAAGTCAACAACTGTAATCCATTTAAAATATATTCCCAAAAGAGCAATTAATGAAAATAAACGCAAACCTACCTCCTTTATAAAGTTACCAAAAACGGAAAACATATGTACCCTAGCCCAAGCATAAAAAATCTCAAAATAAGCCATACAGATACCTACAAAAGGAATAAGCCAAATAAAATCTTTTACAATTGGATTTTTCTTTGTTACAAAAAAGGCAATTTCATCATAAAAAAACAATCCAATTAAAAGGATTGGAATAATTAACAAAATAGGGAACAAAACCGTAAATGACAGAAACTGATTTTGCTCTTTTTCAGATTTGCATTGCGAATAAAACTTCACCAATGTATTTTGCATTCCAATTGCAAATAATGGCATAATTACATTGGCACATGATAAAATATAATTAGACAATCCATAAAATGTTTTACCTAAAATTGGAGGAAACAAAAACAGTGTACTTATTCCCCCTATTGCAAAACCGATATAGGTTATTATTGTATTTTTTAAAGACTGATTTAATACTATACCCATTAATAGGAGTTTAAAAGTTTAAAGTTGAAAAAGTTTAAAGTTGAAAACCTTAAACCTTTGAATGTATCAATTTTGATAATTCTTTGGTTAAATTTTTTCTGGAATATTTTTGCAAACCTACACCATAAGATTGTAATTTCCCTTCCAAAAATTGATTGTAATACGATTTAATGGTGTGTTTTAGTTTTTCCTTCTCTGTATATTCAAAAAATACACCTGTATTGGTTTCTGTTATGATTTCGGCAAAATCAGAATCTTTTGGGCCAATTCCAATAATTGGTCTATTAGAAACCATATATTCAAATAATTTTCCGGGAATAATACTTTTGGTTTCCGCAGAGTCAATTTCGATAAGCAACAATACTTGAGAATTCCTTTGGTGCGCCACCGCTTCCGAATGGGAAACATATCCTAAATTATTCAAATACCTTTCCAAATTAAATCGTGAAATAGTATCTAACACTTCCTGACTAACGGCTCCTATTAATTTAAGTTCTAAATGATTTTTAAAATCAGGTATTTCCTGAAGCAATTCGGTTAAAGATTCCCACAATATAGTTGGATTTCGTTCTGACAAAAAAGAACCTATATGCGCCAAACTGAATTTAGAATCTAAAGTAACGGGTGTTAGGGGTTCTGTATCAAATCCATTGGTAATAACAGCGATTGGTTTGTTTGTTATTGCTCTAAATTCAGATTTAGTTGTTTTACTGGTGACAATAATAGTATCGGCAGTATTCAAGACACGAAATTCCAATGCTTTGTGTTTGTTTTCTGCTTTGGCTGATAATTTTAACGATTTATGATAACCGATAGTTGTCCAAGGATCCCTAAAATCAGCAAACCAAGTTACTTTTAATTTTTGCTTTAAAACCAATCCAATTAGATGTAAACTATGTGGAGGCCCAGATGTAATTATGGTATCAATTTTATTCTCAACAATGTATTTTTCCAAGTACTTTACAGATGGTTTAACCCAAAAAACTCGTGCATCAGGAATAAATAGATTGCCGCGAACCCACAACATAGTCTTTTCCAGAAAAGTTTGTTTCTTCTGATTTGGAATAATACCCGAACTAATTTTTTTGGTTTTATTTTTAGAAAAAACCGAAGCCAATTGATACGGCTCGAAAATTTTTTGCTTTAAAACAATCGCTTTATCCGATACTTCTTTTCCTAAATTGGCATCAACAATTGGATAAGTTGGATTCTCAGGAATATAAACAATGGGCTGAATATCAAAATCCGGCAAATATTTTACAAACTTAAGCCAACGCTGAACACCAGGCCCTCCAGCTGGTGGCCAATAGTACGTTATAATAAGGATTTTTTTTGTGTCCAAAATGATAAGGATTTGTATTAAATAATTAAATCAAGAATCAATTCCGAAAATAATCGGGAAGTTAATTCATGTTCTTAAATCCATTCTTTTTCTCAAAGTAAATCCCACCAATCAAAAGAAACAACATTCCAATCGAACTAACAAGCGTAATTACACTTCCTGTTTTCACTACTTGAGGCTCAAACTTGAATTCGATGCTATGTTTTCCTGCTGGAACTACAATAGCTCTCAAAGCATAATCAGCTCTCATGATTGGAGTCTCTTTACCATCAATTAAAGCTTTCCAGCCTTTTTCATAATACATCTCAGAGAAAACAGCTAAACCTTCATTAGAATTGTTTGATGTATATTTCAATTTATTAGGCTGATAGTCATCCAAGGTTATGGTAGCCGAACTGTCTTTGGCGAAAGCCTTATTCTTTATTTCCGAAAATTCATTCCCATTGATAATAGCTAGGTTTTTAGAATTCACTTTATCCAAAGCTTTCATTTCTTCATCTGGATTAGTTACCAATTTAACTCCACTTACAAACCAAGCGTTTCCATTGGCATCTGGGTTAATAATTGGATATTCCTTTCCATCTTTATCTAATTGAATCACATACTTTACATTCAACATATTAAGTATTTCCACATTGTTTTTGGCAATTTGATAATCAAATAATTGTTGCATTCTTTGAGGCTTGACAGCACTATATCCTCCAATTGCTTTATGAAAATAAGAAGTTCGTGCTTGCATTAGACCTTGTATATCAAAAACACGATAATTAGTAGTGTCTTTTAGAATTTCTGTATCAGTTGGTGTTTCTTGAAAAGGCACTTCAACTTCTCTAGCGCTTATAAAATCTTTGTTCGAAACATAATTTTTGTCCACAAAAAATAAATCAGACACCATAAATAAGCCAACCAAAATAATAGCCGTGTTTTGGGCAATTTTATTTTTAACGAACAGCCATAAAGTACCAGCAGCTATCAAAATAAAAAAACCAGATCGTAATAAATCTGCACTATACAATGATCTTCTATCTGCTTTTAAGGCATCTACAAAACTCGGCCCATAATTTTCAAGAAAAGAACTATCATTTACACCTGAAAAAGTAAATAAACTTTTGGACAAGAACAGAATCAAAATCAATCCTAATCCAATTGCCCCTGATTGCAACAACGGTTTTAATTGTTTCTCTTTTTCTAATTTAAAAAAAGATTGCAACCCCATAATTGCCAAAACCGGAAAACACAATTCCAGAATAACTTGAATAGATGATACTGCTCTAAACTTATTATACATAGGAATATGATCGATACAAAAATCCGTCAAAGCAGGAAAGTTTTTCCCCCAAGAAAGAATTAAAGTAACTAGAGCTCCACCTAAGAATGCATATTTAATTTTCCTTTCATCAATAAACAAAGCCAAAATTCCCAAAAAGAAAACCACTGCTCCTATATATGCTGGCGCAGATACAATAGGCTGATCCCCCCAATACGTAGGCATACCCGAAACAAAATCGGTGGCTTGAGCTTCTGGTACTCCCTGTGAAATCATAAACTCAAACATTTCACTATCTGTTCCAACCTTTTCATTATTAGATCCTCCAAATAATCGAGGTGCAATAAGATTAAAACTTTCCGCGATACCATAACTGTATTCTGTAATATAGTCACGAGACATTGCAACATCAGTAGTTCGTTTTGAACCGTCTGGGTTAAAGCTTAAATCGCTTTTTCCACGAGTACTAAAATTGGCATATTCGACGGTCGCCAATAAATTTGTTGCGTTGGAACCAATGGCTATAATACCAGCACCTATTAGAGTTCCTATCGAATACAATAAAGACTTATATTCTTTTGATTTAATCCCTTCATAAATAAAATATCCCGAAAGAATTAATAATAAAATCAATAAATAGTAAGTCATTTGAAAGTGATTAGCATTTATTTCTAATGCCAAAGCAAACATGGCGAGCAATCCACCTAAAATATATTTCCGTTGAAAAACCATTACAAAACCAGCCACAACCATCGGCATATAGGCAATTGCATGCGCTTTGGCATTATGTCCAACTCCAAGAATTATAATTAAGTAAGTAGAAAAACCAAATGCCAATGCACCAAAAAAAGCTTTTAACGGATCCGCTTTTAAAACCAACATTAAAATATAAAAACTAAGAAAATATAAGAATAAATAATCCGCTGGTCGTGGTAAAAAACGCAATACATCATCAATGGCGCCTACATAATCGTGAGGATATTTAGCCCCCAATTGATAGGTTGGCATTCCCCCAAATGCAGAATTTGTCCAATAAGGTTCTTCGTGATGAGTTGCTCTAAAATCATTTTGCTCTTTGGCCATTCCAGTATATTGAGCAATATCCGATTGAAAAATCTGTTTTCCTTGTAATACTGGAAAGAAATAAAGTGTAGAAACTAGAATAAAACCAAAAATGGCTAGTGCGTGCGGAAAGAACTTTTGAAGTTGCTTCATTAATATGGGTTTTGGATTGTGGATTTTGGTTTGTAAGTTATAAAAAGTAAAGCTATTTTAATTTAAATTTAAACTATCAACACTTTACAATCCCCCTTTGGGGGTTAGTGGGCTAATCAATTTCTTCATAATCGACATAATCACCCACTTTTTTGGTCTCACGTGGGTTTTTACTATTGGCAGTGTCAATTATAATTTCATCATTATTCGATGTTTTCTTCCAAGTTGTTTGCTGAGAGCGCTGTTGCTGTTGTTGCTGAAAATTTTGACCAGCCTTTTCTACAACTTTTTTTACTACTATTGGTAAAAATAGTTTAGCCAAAAATTTAAATATATAATAGAAAGCTATCATATAAAATATCATTTCTATAAAACCCGAAAAAGAGGCTGTTTGCATAATCTAATAATTTTTAGGCAAAATTAATAAATCAATATGGAAACTTCGGAGCATTTTAAAAATATCATTCTTAAAGAAATGATAAAAAATGAAGAAAAGGTGCAAAAAACAATTAAAACCCAATCACTCTAACGCAAATTAAACTCAACAACAAATTGTAATACAAATTAAAAACATTTTTTTATTCCTTTTTTTAACAAAAAAAATAAAATTCAAGACATAATTTCACAGTAAAAATCAAATTTAAAAATCAAAAATCAAATTTAATATTATAATAAACTGATTATCAAAAGCTAATAAAAACCCAATTCTTAAAATACCATTAGTTTATATGGATTATAAACAGTAATTTTGCACCCTATTTTAAAAATATATATGAATAAATTTGAACAATTAGGATTGAGTGAATCGTTACTGAAGGCGATTTTAGATCTAGGATTTGAGAATCCGACCGAAGTACAGGAGAAAGCGATTCCCCTATTATTGGAAAAAGACACAGATTTAGTTGCGTTGGCTCAGACAGGGACAGGGAAAACGGCAGCATTTGGTTTTCCAGTTATTCAGAAAATTGATGCCAACAACAGAAATACGCAAGCATTGATTTTATCTCCAACACGTGAATTGTGTTTGCAGATTACCAACGAACTTAAAAACTACTCTAAATACGAGAAAGGTATTAATGTGGTAGCAGTATACGGCGGGGCTAGCATTACAGAACAAGCGAGAGACATTAAGAGAGGCGCACAAATTATAGTAGCGACTCCGGGTAGAATGCAAGATATGATTAATAGAGGATTGGTAAACATTTCTCAAATTAACTATTGTATCCTT includes these proteins:
- the uvrA gene encoding excinuclease ABC subunit UvrA, producing the protein MPIDISKLDPKKNIIIKGAQVHNLKNVDVAIPRNKLVVITGLSGSGKSSLAFDTLYAEGQRRYVESLSSYARQFLGRLDKPKVEYIKGIAPAIAIEQKVNTTNARSTVGTSTEIYDYIKLLYARIGRTYSPISGLEVKKNTVTDVVTTVKDFELESKWLLLAPIHLEEGRQLEDKLKVLLQQGFARILVNNVMVRLDDFDISEQHTLDHKDILLIIDRIVVKEEEEFYNRLSDAVQTAFFEGKGICFLHELNSDKKFSFSNNFELDGITFLEPNVHLFSFNNPYGACPVCEGYGNIIGIDAELVVPNTSLSVFENAIFPWRGESMGWFRDELVNNAYKFDFPIHKPFFQLTEDQKDLIWTGNKYFQGLNSFFKELEEKNYKIQNRVMLSRYRGKTKCHVCKGKRLRIEASYVKINGKTVSDLVDLPIQHLVTFFKNIDLDVYEKQIAKRLLIEINNRLSFLTEVGLNYLTLNRNSSTLSGGESQRINLATSLGSSLVGSMYILDEPSIGLHPKDTERLIKVLLSLRDLGNTVIVVEHDEDIMKAADMIIDIGPEAGTLGGNLVAQGTYDEILKSSSLTAKYLNGELEIAVPKKRRAFKNFIEIKGARENNLQNIDVTFPLDVLTVITGVSGSGKSTLVKKILFPAMQKKLDNAGEKAGQFSEISGSFSQIKHIEYVDQNPIGRSSRSNPVTYIKAYDDIRELYAKEKLSKVRGYQAKHFSFNVDGGRCETCKGEGSINVEMVFMADVQLPCETCNGKRFKKEVLEVAFDGKNIHDILTMTIDDAIAFFEKNKQTKITQKLQPLQDVGLGYVQLGQSSSTLSGGEAQRIKLASFLVKGATKEKALFVFDEPTTGLHFHDIKKLLKSFDALIEKGHSILVIEHNLDLIKCADWVIDLGPEGGENGGLLLAVGTPEEIVKNKKSITAKYLKEKL
- a CDS encoding mechanosensitive ion channel family protein, which codes for MIKFIIKLICLLLISSTVLFSQNQIRKGTVTDSIEKEKINPELSGYPVVPFKDTLFLIYNKIGSFTAKERAKAISDRIKSLYEEPYFYPDSIVLIKSDISVDIVYNDDFVVMSVTDLDAKSVGSEKFQLAHKNLSIILKSILFQKENNSAENWLKRIGLVLLLVVFVGIIVFAINKLFRWIQFFLRKRKERYFAGIKIKESYIFTPEKELDFVIKFILLIRLLVLLFVFYISLPAIFSVFPETKAYASTLLKWIFSPARAALIGFVDFLPNLFSILVIVGLFHYLLKAIKFFVDEIQKGQIKIEGFYSDWAKPTFNIIRVLIYAFMVVVIFPYLPGSNSPVFQGVSVFVGVLFSLGSSNAIANMIAGLVITYMRPFKIGDFIKIGDVKGTVIEKTTLVTRIRTAKQEDITIPNATVLSSSSVNYSANTYENGNGLLIHTNVTIGYDCPWKEIHKALIDAALRTDLVEKTPVPFVLQNSLDDFYVSYEINVYTKHPNQQPLIYSNLHQNIQDCFNEAGIEIMSPHYNSLRDGNKTTIPGNYLNKDYESPSFNFKSEK
- a CDS encoding oligosaccharide flippase family protein encodes the protein MGIVLNQSLKNTIITYIGFAIGGISTLFLFPPILGKTFYGLSNYILSCANVIMPLFAIGMQNTLVKFYSQCKSEKEQNQFLSFTVLFPILLIIPILLIGLFFYDEIAFFVTKKNPIVKDFIWLIPFVGICMAYFEIFYAWARVHMFSVFGNFIKEVGLRLFSLIALLGIYFKWITVVDFIYLTAGIYFVAFLVTMFYAFRIKKPVFQFTIPWNVKEILVYTSYIILSGSVANLLLDGDKIMLNQYMDIGNIAFYSVATYIALVISVPSRAMHQIVYPITAKLMHENKHDELNVLYKKTSINLQIVGGFVMLCIFVNIDQLYEMMPKEYCGGILVVFMIGLSKYFDLILGNNNAIIFNSKYYRAVLFLGVGLVVLTVVLNMIFIPLFGIIGSAFATLLSITCYSLAKLLFVVKRMHLFPFTKQNLISAGISLFVFLLFYFWQFPLHPIVGIVLKSILVTIVYGFINYKMIVSPEINQTFDKLLVKLRIIK
- a CDS encoding glycosyltransferase family 4 protein encodes the protein MDTKKILIITYYWPPAGGPGVQRWLKFVKYLPDFDIQPIVYIPENPTYPIVDANLGKEVSDKAIVLKQKIFEPYQLASVFSKNKTKKISSGIIPNQKKQTFLEKTMLWVRGNLFIPDARVFWVKPSVKYLEKYIVENKIDTIITSGPPHSLHLIGLVLKQKLKVTWFADFRDPWTTIGYHKSLKLSAKAENKHKALEFRVLNTADTIIVTSKTTKSEFRAITNKPIAVITNGFDTEPLTPVTLDSKFSLAHIGSFLSERNPTILWESLTELLQEIPDFKNHLELKLIGAVSQEVLDTISRFNLERYLNNLGYVSHSEAVAHQRNSQVLLLIEIDSAETKSIIPGKLFEYMVSNRPIIGIGPKDSDFAEIITETNTGVFFEYTEKEKLKHTIKSYYNQFLEGKLQSYGVGLQKYSRKNLTKELSKLIHSKV
- a CDS encoding YfhO family protein is translated as MKQLQKFFPHALAIFGFILVSTLYFFPVLQGKQIFQSDIAQYTGMAKEQNDFRATHHEEPYWTNSAFGGMPTYQLGAKYPHDYVGAIDDVLRFLPRPADYLFLYFLSFYILMLVLKADPLKAFFGALAFGFSTYLIIILGVGHNAKAHAIAYMPMVVAGFVMVFQRKYILGGLLAMFALALEINANHFQMTYYLLILLLILSGYFIYEGIKSKEYKSLLYSIGTLIGAGIIAIGSNATNLLATVEYANFSTRGKSDLSFNPDGSKRTTDVAMSRDYITEYSYGIAESFNLIAPRLFGGSNNEKVGTDSEMFEFMISQGVPEAQATDFVSGMPTYWGDQPIVSAPAYIGAVVFFLGILALFIDERKIKYAFLGGALVTLILSWGKNFPALTDFCIDHIPMYNKFRAVSSIQVILELCFPVLAIMGLQSFFKLEKEKQLKPLLQSGAIGLGLILILFLSKSLFTFSGVNDSSFLENYGPSFVDALKADRRSLYSADLLRSGFFILIAAGTLWLFVKNKIAQNTAIILVGLFMVSDLFFVDKNYVSNKDFISAREVEVPFQETPTDTEILKDTTNYRVFDIQGLMQARTSYFHKAIGGYSAVKPQRMQQLFDYQIAKNNVEILNMLNVKYVIQLDKDGKEYPIINPDANGNAWFVSGVKLVTNPDEEMKALDKVNSKNLAIINGNEFSEIKNKAFAKDSSATITLDDYQPNKLKYTSNNSNEGLAVFSEMYYEKGWKALIDGKETPIMRADYALRAIVVPAGKHSIEFKFEPQVVKTGSVITLVSSIGMLFLLIGGIYFEKKNGFKNMN
- a CDS encoding DUF4834 family protein, translated to MQTASFSGFIEMIFYMIAFYYIFKFLAKLFLPIVVKKVVEKAGQNFQQQQQQRSQQTTWKKTSNNDEIIIDTANSKNPRETKKVGDYVDYEEID